The Trichosurus vulpecula isolate mTriVul1 chromosome 4, mTriVul1.pri, whole genome shotgun sequence genome contains a region encoding:
- the LOC118847445 gene encoding TSC22 domain family protein 1 → MKAQWCRPVAMDLGVYQLRHFSISFLSSLLGTENASVRLDSSSSGASVVAIDNKIEQAMDLVKSHLMYAVREEVEVLKEQIKELIEKNSQLEQENNLLKTLASPEQLAQFQAQLQTGSPPATSQPQGTTQPPAQPASQGSGPSA, encoded by the exons ATGAAAGCCCAATGGTGTAGACCAGTGGCAATGGATCTAGGAGTTTATCAACTAAGACATTTCTCGATCTCTTTCTTGTCGTCTTTACTGGGCACTGAAAACGCCTCTGTGAGACTTGACAGCAG ctcttctGGCGCAAGTGTGGTCGCTATTGACAACAAAATCGAACAAGCTATG GACCTGGTGAAAAGCCATTTGATGTACGCGGTCAGAGAGGAGGTGGAGGTCCTCAAGGAGCAGATCAAGGAGCTGATCGAGAAGAACTCGCAGCTGGAGCAGGAGAACAACCTGCTGAAGACCCTGGCCAGCCCCGAGCAGCTCGCGCAGTTCCAGGCCCAGCTGCAGACCGGCTCGCCCCCGGCCACCTCGCAGCCCCAGGGCACGACGCAGCCCCCGGCGCAGCCGGCGTCCCAGGGCTCCGGACCCTCGGCGTAG